CGTTCTCGGACCGCTGGCTGATGAAGCTACGCGGCTCTAAAGTCCCTTAAGCCAGCGAGAGTTTGACGCCGTCCAGATCTTGCAGCGAATCCGCGATGCCTTGCCCTCCCCCATCGTCTATGTTCCGGACACATTCAAATCGGCGATCTGGACCAGATCCTGCAAATGTTGCATCCGTGACGAAGGCGACAGTCAAGGGTAACCGGCTTATTGCGTCGATGGAGGGCATCATCGGCGGATCGAGCTTCCCGCTGAAACGCATTGGCGCTGCCTTTTTGGCGAGAGCATTGGCGGCGCTGATGTCGCTTCTTCAGGTCATTAGTGCGGCGCTGGTCTTAATCCCGGCAGATTTCTAACCTGATCGGCAAGGATCTTAGCCCGTCCGATTTTCGCTGTTTGGCGTGAGCGGCTTTGCGCTAAGATCAGTCATTACCGCCTTGTTCGTGGCGGCCAAGTCCTCATTTGCCCTTGAGAACACGTCACCTGAGCAGTAAAATACTTAAAGGCCCAGCCACCAGGATGGCAAGAACGATGGCCGGATAGAGATATTGTAGAAAAAGGCGGACAATGTTGCTTGCGAATTTCATAGGCCTACACCTGATAGAGATCATCAGGTGTAGGCTGAGCTTTCCGCATTGCCGTAACATGACGGGCCCTTGGCCTGTCCAATTTTTTTCAAGGAGCAGGGGTTACCTTCAGGTTTCGGAAATAGGCCAGCGTCCCGGATTCCAGCCAGACGCCCACGCCGCCTCGTTGACCAGCTCCCAGTTTTAGATCGCTGACAATCAAAGCAGGTCGTTCATTACCGTCGAGATAGAGTTCTGCCCTTTCTCCGGATACGAGGATCTTCATGTGGATCCATCGTCCTAGGTCAAGCTCCGCGTAGCTCTCGTATTTTTCAGGAGATTCCTGCCTCAGCCTGTCGAAACGATAGTCTGGGTATGCTACATACTGCACACTGTGGTTGCGCCGCACCTGATCGCCCGCGGTACTGTTCGTCGGGCGCAGGTAGATGCTTTCAAAGCGGCCGTCCTTGTCGATACGGAAAGTAAGGCCGACAAAGCCACGTGCGTATGCTGGAGCATTCTCAACCAGTTCACTTGCCACTTCGATCTCGATGACGCCATCACCAAAATCTAGAGGCAGCCATGCCATGAAGTCCCGGTCCGAAAGCTTTTCCTTCTGCGGGTCTTGGATAGCCTCAGATGGCATCGCCATCCTGAAGGCTGGTTCACCCTTGTAGCTCGACTGTTCGAGCGAAACACCCGAAAGAGTGAAGTCGCCAACGGCGGGTGATGCAGAAGTTCCTGCTGAGTGGCCTTCGGCCGCAAAAAGCATTCCGATGGCGAGTGGCACTGTACGTACGAAATTCATTGTGTTCCTCCAGTTGCGTATCGCAGCCAAAACGTAAGTTAAGCGCAGTTCCACGATAATTTGCTTAGGCTGCAAGCCTGATGGACCGCAAAATTGCTTTCCATCAGGCATCTTCTGTCAAACGCGAACCCAGGCAGGCGCTACCGTCGGGCCCATACCGAGGAAAAAGCCGAAGTGGATGTTCATCTCTCCTATCGGTTCTAGAAAGCGGCTGTTGCTCAACGGGCCGGCATTGATAGGCTCGAACGACAACGTCTCAGCCAATTTGCGCACCTTCGCCGTTGCGTCCTCATCATCGCCAGCCACAAACACTTGCAGCGTCTTGCCCGTCCGGGCCTCCGGCGAAATCAGGCCCGCAAATATCGTGTTAAATGCTTTCACGACATGGGCACCACCTGCGAGCTTCTGAATTTCCTCGGAAGCGGACGTCGTGTGACCCAGGAGCAATTCCTTGTAGTCGGCAGTGATCGGGTTGGTGATGTCGATCAGGATTTTGCCCTTCAGGTCCCCGGCTTCTGCCAGAACTGGAGCGACGGCCTGGTACGGCAGCGCCAACAAAACAACATCCGCAAGCTTTATAGCAGCGGCGATACCCCCGCCTTCAACATGCGAGCCGATTTCGGCGGCAAGTGATGCGGCCTTGGCCGGATCCCGGTGACCCATGACGACATCAACGCCTCGAGCAGCAAATGCCCGGGCAAATCCAGAGCCCATGTTCCCTGTTCCAATGACTGCGACTTTCATTTCCATATCCTCTCTTTTCGACTAAAGACACTTTGCCTCTGAAACAAAATAAGATAAATCGCACGATCATCGCATCACTTGAAACGGAATGTTTTGAATGGATCGTCTGACTGGGATGGAAGTGTTTGTCAGAGCCGTGGACTGCGGCTCATTCAGCGCCGCGGCCGAAGCATTGCAGATGTCATCTCAGCTTGTCGGCAAACATGTCCAGAAGCTTGAGCAGCACCTGGGTGTCCAGCTTCTCCATCGCTCGACGCGTAGACAGAGTCTGACCGATTTCGGACGGATCTTCTACGAGCGCGCAAAAATCATTCTGGCCGAGGTCGAGACAGCCGAGAGCATGGCGGCAGAAACGCGCGCAGTGCCGGCAGGACGCCTGCGCATAAATGCCCCTGTGAGCTTCGGCATGCGTAGCCTTTCCCCACTCCTCCCCCAATTCCTGAAGCTGTACCCGGAAGTGTCTGTTGAACTGACACTGGCCAACCGCGCGGTGGACCTGATCGACGAAGGCTATGACGCAGTGTTTAGGGTTGGAGAGCTCTTGGACAGCGGGTTAATCGCTAGACGGCTTTCACCATATCAACTGGCTCTTTGCGCATCGCCCAGATATCTGGCGAAAGCACCGCCACTGACGTCGCCGCAAGACTTGACACGGCACGAATGCCTTGGATTCTCCCATACGGCACTGCGCACCCACTGGACCTTTGATGGCCCGGACGGCCGGCAGGTCATCCCCGTCACAAGTCGGCTTGTGGCAGATCATGGCGAGCCCTTGCTTTGCGCGGCTTTGGAAGGCTTGGGGATTATGTTGCAGCCGTTAGAACTTGTGCGCGACTATCTCGCCGATGGTCAGTTGGTCGAGCTCCTTCCGGACTACGTGGTGCCGACCCGGCCCTTGCACATCCTCTACGCGCCGGATCGACGACTGACGCCAAAACTGAGAAGCTTCCTAGATTTCGCCGTCGCGAATTTCTGTGCTGATGTTGGCGACTGTTGACGACGCAGGGGCCGCCCGATTCATGTAAAGGATGAGTGCCTTGGACCGACTTGAATGCGACCGCATGTTTGTAGCGGTTATAGATACGGGCAGCTTCGCAGCCGCAGCTGCCCGTTTGGGAACGAGCACCGGGCAAGCGTCGAAACTCGTATCACGGCTCGAGAAAGAGCTAGGTGTACAGCTCCTCATGCGTACGACCAGGGCATTGTCGCTGTCGGAGGTCGGTAGGGCTTATTACGAACGGATAAAGGCCCTTATAGATGATTTCGATTCTCTCGATGCGTCTGTGCGTAATGCGTCTGGCGCGCCTTCAGGCAGACTGCGGATCACGGCACCCATCACATTTGGCACGACCCAATTGACGCCAGTGCTCATTTCGTTTGCCGCAGTCTACCCGGATATTCAACTGGACATCAGTTTTTCCGATCGAGTCGTCAATCTTGTCGACGAAGGATTCGATGCAGCAGTCAGGATCGGCCAGCCAACCGATAGCAGCCTGATCGCACGGAAGCTCTGTGCCGCAAGAATTGTCCTCGTG
The DNA window shown above is from Agrobacterium tumefaciens and carries:
- a CDS encoding LysR family transcriptional regulator, with protein sequence MDRLTGMEVFVRAVDCGSFSAAAEALQMSSQLVGKHVQKLEQHLGVQLLHRSTRRQSLTDFGRIFYERAKIILAEVETAESMAAETRAVPAGRLRINAPVSFGMRSLSPLLPQFLKLYPEVSVELTLANRAVDLIDEGYDAVFRVGELLDSGLIARRLSPYQLALCASPRYLAKAPPLTSPQDLTRHECLGFSHTALRTHWTFDGPDGRQVIPVTSRLVADHGEPLLCAALEGLGIMLQPLELVRDYLADGQLVELLPDYVVPTRPLHILYAPDRRLTPKLRSFLDFAVANFCADVGDC
- a CDS encoding LysR family transcriptional regulator — encoded protein: MDRLECDRMFVAVIDTGSFAAAAARLGTSTGQASKLVSRLEKELGVQLLMRTTRALSLSEVGRAYYERIKALIDDFDSLDASVRNASGAPSGRLRITAPITFGTTQLTPVLISFAAVYPDIQLDISFSDRVVNLVDEGFDAAVRIGQPTDSSLIARKLCAARIVLVASPSYLDARGIPTLPGELVDHDCIIDTNFRDPLSWRFRIDNKRQPVGTDVRGRLHFSNAEACVAAADAGLGIARVPSFVAGARLRAGSIKPVLGRYEDEPLGLYVVFPPSRHLALKVRVLVDFLADAYRGKPSWDDAWS
- a CDS encoding NADPH-dependent F420 reductase; translation: MKVAVIGTGNMGSGFARAFAARGVDVVMGHRDPAKAASLAAEIGSHVEGGGIAAAIKLADVVLLALPYQAVAPVLAEAGDLKGKILIDITNPITADYKELLLGHTTSASEEIQKLAGGAHVVKAFNTIFAGLISPEARTGKTLQVFVAGDDEDATAKVRKLAETLSFEPINAGPLSNSRFLEPIGEMNIHFGFFLGMGPTVAPAWVRV